The Georgenia sp. TF02-10 genome window below encodes:
- a CDS encoding 5'-3' exonuclease yields MQKPGRLLLLDSASLYFRAFHGVPESVTAPDGTPVNAVRGFLDTIARLVTERRPARMVACWDEDWRPAFRVAAIPSYKAHRVAADGGEEVPAGLVPQVPVIVDVLAALGIARRGAPGFEADDVIGTLVEREVAGRPGAGGTGSAGAGGRADGAAAAGQDADGGAGAPVEVVTGDRDLFQLVDDAAGVSALYTAGRGRTLLERVDQAWLRARYGIPSGAAYADLAILRGDPSDGLPGVPGIGEKTAAALLARHGDLDALLAAADGVGTSLTPAQRTRIRAARDYLAVAPAVVRVARDAPVADGDDTLPTAPADPAALEALAQRWNLTGPVGRVLQALTAGR; encoded by the coding sequence ATGCAGAAGCCCGGCAGGTTGCTCTTGCTCGACTCCGCCTCGCTGTACTTCCGGGCGTTCCACGGCGTGCCGGAGTCCGTCACCGCCCCCGACGGCACCCCGGTCAACGCCGTGCGCGGCTTCCTGGACACGATCGCCCGGCTGGTCACCGAGCGGCGGCCGGCCCGGATGGTGGCGTGCTGGGACGAGGACTGGCGGCCGGCGTTCCGGGTGGCGGCGATCCCGTCCTACAAGGCGCACCGGGTGGCGGCCGACGGCGGGGAGGAGGTGCCCGCCGGACTGGTCCCCCAGGTGCCGGTGATCGTCGACGTGCTCGCCGCCCTGGGCATCGCCCGCCGCGGCGCGCCCGGGTTCGAGGCGGACGACGTCATCGGCACGCTGGTCGAGCGGGAGGTGGCCGGCCGGCCCGGTGCCGGCGGAACGGGCTCGGCCGGCGCCGGGGGCCGGGCCGACGGCGCGGCGGCGGCCGGACAGGATGCCGACGGCGGGGCCGGGGCACCGGTCGAAGTGGTCACCGGGGACCGGGACCTGTTCCAGCTCGTCGACGACGCGGCCGGGGTGAGCGCGCTGTACACGGCCGGGCGTGGTCGCACGCTCCTGGAGCGGGTCGACCAGGCGTGGTTGCGGGCCCGGTACGGCATCCCCTCCGGCGCCGCCTACGCCGACCTGGCGATCCTGCGCGGCGACCCGAGCGACGGGCTGCCCGGCGTCCCCGGCATCGGGGAGAAGACCGCGGCAGCGCTGCTAGCCCGGCACGGGGACCTCGACGCGCTCCTCGCCGCGGCCGACGGGGTGGGCACCTCGCTGACCCCGGCCCAGCGGACCCGGATCCGGGCGGCCCGGGACTACCTCGCCGTCGCGCCCGCCGTGGTGCGGGTGGCGCGCGACGCCCCGGTCGCCGACGGGGACGACACCCTGCCGACGGCGCCCGCAGACCCGGCCGCCCTGGAGGCGCTGGCGCAGCGGTGGAACCTCACCGGCCCCGTGGGGCGGGTTCTGCAGGCGCTCACTGCCGGGCGGTAG
- a CDS encoding DNA glycosylase AlkZ-like family protein, producing the protein MSDDVRLSADQARAMAVSAQGVPGGCASPTAALRRTALMQMDPLTRVAKAHLLTCAARLPAEASVGAVAAELWGREARTFETYTHAACILPIEDWPLFEIHRRRARARPDAPPAALARRVLETIAASEAGLTVRELQQGESPAASWGWSQTRRAAEHLVWRGELACTDRRRGERVLDLAERRIPAHLLAQHPSDAECLAGLVERALGALGVATAEDVAAYHHLGPEAVAAALARAGYARARVNGWTDPAWVSPAPGPGHPRADDPRLIGPLDTLIRDRDRTRRLFGFDYVFEAYKPAAKRRYGHYVLALLDGTTLTARVDAHRDADALVVDRLFTEPGTAPDRARDCVLAATTTLAGQLGLGFSVPA; encoded by the coding sequence GTGTCGGATGACGTCCGGCTCAGCGCGGACCAGGCCCGCGCGATGGCTGTCAGCGCCCAGGGGGTGCCCGGCGGGTGCGCATCACCGACGGCAGCACTGCGGCGGACCGCCCTGATGCAGATGGACCCGCTGACCCGCGTGGCGAAGGCGCACCTGCTGACGTGCGCCGCCCGGCTGCCCGCAGAGGCGTCCGTCGGCGCCGTCGCCGCCGAGCTCTGGGGCCGGGAGGCGCGCACCTTCGAGACCTACACCCACGCCGCCTGCATCCTGCCCATCGAGGACTGGCCGCTCTTCGAGATCCACCGGCGCCGCGCCCGAGCCCGCCCCGACGCGCCCCCGGCAGCGCTGGCCCGGCGGGTCCTGGAGACGATCGCCGCCAGCGAGGCGGGGCTCACCGTCCGCGAGTTGCAGCAGGGCGAGTCCCCGGCCGCCTCGTGGGGATGGTCCCAGACCCGTCGGGCGGCCGAGCACCTTGTCTGGCGGGGCGAGCTCGCGTGCACCGACCGCCGGCGCGGAGAGCGCGTGCTCGACCTCGCCGAACGGCGGATCCCCGCCCACCTGCTCGCCCAGCACCCGAGCGACGCCGAGTGCCTCGCGGGCCTGGTCGAGCGCGCGCTCGGCGCGCTCGGGGTCGCGACGGCCGAGGACGTGGCCGCCTACCACCATCTGGGTCCCGAGGCGGTCGCGGCCGCGCTCGCCCGGGCCGGGTACGCCCGCGCTCGGGTGAACGGCTGGACCGATCCTGCCTGGGTCAGCCCGGCGCCGGGCCCCGGGCACCCGCGGGCGGACGACCCGCGGCTCATCGGCCCGCTCGACACCTTGATCCGGGACCGCGACCGGACCCGCCGGCTGTTCGGCTTCGACTACGTCTTCGAGGCGTACAAGCCGGCGGCCAAGCGCCGCTACGGGCACTACGTCCTGGCGTTGCTGGACGGAACCACGCTCACCGCCCGGGTCGACGCGCACAGGGACGCGGACGCGCTCGTCGTCGACCGCCTCTTCACCGAGCCCGGGACGGCGCCAGACCGGGCCCGGGACTGCGTCCTAGCAGCCACGACCACGCTGGCGGGACAGCTCGGGCTTGGGTTCTCCGTTCCTGCCTAG
- a CDS encoding iron transporter: protein MTDVGAAPMDPSSSEADRTQLDLAVAQGEAYGNALHHMAQNVAHDGGEQPAGQYLVGYAVEDAEGMYHLEDGALVWHNPEGENAHVEVAVRDAADGRFVPGLHVTATMVTPSGQELGPHVQELVWHPMLYHYARNWTLPEDGEYTLRVHIDPPTFMRHDEINGRRFAEPVDVDFTGVRIARGAEPVEPPA from the coding sequence ATGACCGACGTCGGCGCGGCACCGATGGACCCGAGCAGCTCCGAGGCCGACCGCACCCAGCTCGACCTCGCCGTCGCCCAGGGCGAGGCGTACGGCAACGCCCTGCACCATATGGCGCAGAACGTCGCCCACGACGGCGGCGAGCAGCCCGCCGGCCAGTACCTGGTGGGGTACGCCGTGGAGGACGCCGAGGGCATGTACCACCTGGAGGACGGTGCGCTCGTCTGGCACAACCCGGAGGGGGAGAACGCGCACGTCGAGGTCGCGGTGCGGGACGCCGCGGACGGGCGCTTCGTGCCCGGGCTGCACGTGACGGCAACGATGGTGACGCCCTCCGGGCAGGAGCTCGGCCCGCACGTGCAGGAGCTGGTGTGGCACCCGATGCTCTACCACTACGCCCGCAACTGGACCCTGCCGGAGGACGGGGAGTACACCCTGCGCGTGCACATCGACCCGCCGACGTTCATGCGCCACGACGAGATCAACGGCCGGCGGTTCGCCGAGCCGGTCGACGTGGACTTCACCGGCGTGCGGATCGCCCGGGGGGCCGAGCCGGTCGAGCCGCCGGCCTGA
- a CDS encoding S8 family serine peptidase, which yields MRSSLWAGLRRRGLAAVAAAGLAAATLPAATSASAAPTEPAEPGTGVTAPAEPVTPPDTTDFEDGRFVVLMRDEPVAGYDGGVKGFAATKPAEGEKFDPETARSRNYRAHLEQRQDQALRAAGARATHRYTETVSGFAADLTAAQAAELARDPKVLSITPDEILQMDTYVSPDVLGLTGRGGVWAQLGGVSRVRNGPGAGVVVGVIDSGIRPESASFADRGLRAPTDWSGECVPGAPGYEDDFGPEDCSNKLVGGRYFVEGFGTARLAEYESISALDVDGHGTHTASTAAGNHDVPASVDGRYYGDISGMAPSAHVAAYKVCWDASDGDGGCATSDSVAAIDQAVADGVDVINYSISGTSQDYLNPVELAFMYAADAGVFVATSSGNSGPAESTTNHPSPWLTTVAASTHHIQENTLVTGDGARYIGSSVTAGIGDTPLVLADAIAAPGADPAQAALCKPGTLDPAGAAGKMVVCDRGDNPRVEKGQVVKAAGGVAMVLVNTAESSLDLDAHVLPAVHLPHTDRPALRAYAAQPGATGRIEETNEGSTTQVPEVAGFSSRGPSLGAGGDILKPDISAPGVGVLAAYSPRAMGRDFDFSSGTSMSSPHMAGLGALMKDAHPDWSPMAIKSAFMTTANDHASAASSHPFATGAGFVDPREALNPGLVYDADQDDWWDFLAGQGVTYTDGTPVSDNPIDASDLNQASIAIGSLVGTQTVTRTVTNVATGGGRGIYDVRVDGLEGIDVTVSPQQLRLGAGESAEVKITFTRTTAELGSYATGHLTWTGRNGTSARSPIVVKPVALSAPAAVSVPVDADTVEIPVTPGYTGQLTAAVDGLAAGDVRQGTAPNTNGADYQTVIGTDRVYMQDLTVTGSPLLRVELQSANPDADDLDLFLTRKGSTQVVAAASTSAADEVLTIDNVPAGEYTLHVQAWAVANAAPETTFGIRVFQVPDADAGNLVFDPATVPVQTGVPVTLTGTLATDGTTPYFGRVRFSDGTSEVGSTLVSVG from the coding sequence ATGAGAAGTTCCCTCTGGGCCGGGCTGCGCCGGCGTGGCCTGGCCGCCGTCGCGGCAGCCGGGCTCGCCGCCGCGACGCTGCCCGCCGCCACCTCGGCGAGCGCCGCGCCCACCGAGCCGGCCGAGCCGGGCACCGGTGTCACCGCGCCGGCCGAGCCGGTCACCCCGCCGGACACCACCGACTTCGAGGACGGCCGGTTCGTCGTCCTCATGCGCGACGAGCCCGTCGCCGGCTACGACGGCGGGGTGAAGGGCTTCGCCGCCACCAAGCCGGCCGAGGGGGAGAAGTTCGACCCGGAGACGGCCCGGTCCCGCAACTACCGCGCCCACCTGGAGCAGCGGCAGGACCAGGCGCTGCGCGCCGCCGGCGCCCGCGCCACCCACCGCTACACGGAGACCGTCAGCGGGTTCGCCGCCGACCTCACCGCCGCGCAGGCCGCCGAGCTCGCCCGCGACCCCAAGGTCCTGTCCATCACCCCGGACGAGATCCTGCAGATGGACACCTACGTCTCGCCCGACGTCCTCGGCCTGACCGGCCGCGGCGGGGTCTGGGCCCAGCTGGGCGGGGTCAGCCGGGTCCGCAACGGCCCCGGTGCGGGCGTCGTCGTCGGCGTGATCGACAGCGGCATCCGGCCCGAGTCCGCCTCCTTCGCCGACCGCGGGCTGCGCGCCCCCACCGACTGGAGCGGGGAGTGCGTGCCCGGCGCCCCCGGGTACGAGGACGACTTCGGCCCCGAGGACTGCTCGAACAAGCTCGTTGGCGGCCGGTACTTCGTCGAGGGCTTCGGCACCGCCCGCCTCGCCGAGTACGAGAGCATCTCCGCCCTCGACGTCGACGGCCACGGCACCCACACCGCCTCCACCGCCGCCGGCAACCACGACGTGCCGGCCAGCGTGGACGGCCGGTACTACGGGGACATCTCCGGCATGGCGCCGAGCGCGCACGTCGCGGCCTACAAGGTGTGCTGGGACGCCAGCGACGGCGACGGCGGGTGCGCGACCTCGGACTCCGTCGCCGCGATCGACCAGGCCGTCGCCGACGGCGTCGACGTCATCAACTACTCCATCTCCGGCACGTCGCAGGACTACCTGAACCCGGTGGAGTTGGCGTTCATGTACGCCGCCGACGCCGGCGTCTTCGTCGCGACGTCCTCCGGCAACAGCGGGCCGGCGGAGTCCACCACCAACCACCCCTCGCCGTGGCTGACCACGGTGGCCGCCTCCACCCACCACATCCAGGAGAACACCCTGGTCACCGGCGACGGCGCCCGGTACATCGGCTCCTCCGTCACCGCCGGCATCGGGGACACCCCGCTCGTCCTGGCCGACGCCATCGCCGCCCCCGGCGCCGACCCGGCCCAGGCGGCGCTGTGCAAGCCCGGCACCCTGGACCCGGCGGGCGCCGCCGGGAAGATGGTCGTCTGCGACCGCGGCGACAACCCGCGGGTGGAGAAGGGCCAGGTCGTCAAGGCGGCCGGCGGCGTCGCCATGGTGCTCGTCAACACCGCCGAGTCCTCCCTCGACCTCGACGCCCACGTCCTGCCCGCGGTCCACCTGCCGCACACCGACCGCCCGGCGCTGCGCGCCTACGCCGCCCAGCCCGGCGCGACCGGCCGGATCGAGGAGACCAACGAGGGCTCCACCACCCAGGTGCCCGAGGTCGCCGGGTTCTCCTCGCGCGGGCCGTCCCTGGGCGCCGGCGGGGACATCCTCAAGCCGGACATCTCCGCCCCCGGCGTCGGCGTCCTCGCCGCCTACAGCCCGCGGGCGATGGGCCGGGACTTCGACTTCTCCTCCGGGACCTCGATGTCCTCCCCGCACATGGCCGGCCTGGGCGCCCTGATGAAGGACGCCCACCCGGACTGGTCGCCGATGGCCATCAAGTCTGCCTTCATGACGACGGCGAACGACCACGCCAGCGCCGCGTCCTCGCACCCGTTCGCCACCGGCGCCGGGTTCGTCGACCCGCGCGAGGCGCTCAACCCCGGCCTCGTCTACGACGCCGACCAGGACGACTGGTGGGACTTCCTCGCCGGCCAGGGGGTCACCTACACCGACGGCACCCCCGTCTCGGACAACCCGATCGACGCCTCGGACCTGAACCAGGCCTCCATCGCGATCGGCTCCCTCGTCGGGACGCAGACCGTCACCCGCACCGTCACCAACGTGGCGACCGGCGGCGGCCGGGGCATCTACGACGTCCGGGTCGACGGGCTGGAGGGCATCGACGTGACGGTCAGCCCCCAGCAGCTCCGGCTCGGCGCCGGCGAGAGCGCCGAGGTCAAGATCACCTTCACCCGCACGACGGCGGAGCTCGGCTCATACGCCACCGGTCACCTGACCTGGACTGGCCGGAACGGCACGTCCGCGCGCAGCCCGATCGTCGTCAAGCCGGTCGCGCTCAGCGCCCCGGCCGCCGTCAGCGTCCCGGTGGACGCTGACACCGTGGAGATCCCGGTGACGCCCGGCTACACCGGCCAGCTCACGGCCGCCGTCGACGGCCTCGCCGCCGGCGACGTGCGGCAGGGCACCGCCCCGAACACCAACGGTGCGGACTACCAGACGGTCATCGGCACCGACCGGGTGTACATGCAGGACCTGACGGTGACCGGGTCGCCGCTGCTCCGGGTGGAGCTGCAGTCGGCGAATCCCGACGCGGACGACCTGGACCTCTTCCTCACCCGCAAGGGCAGCACCCAGGTGGTGGCCGCGGCGTCGACCAGCGCGGCGGACGAGGTCCTGACGATCGACAACGTCCCCGCCGGGGAGTACACCCTGCACGTGCAGGCGTGGGCGGTGGCCAACGCCGCGCCGGAGACCACGTTCGGCATCCGGGTGTTCCAGGTGCCCGACGCCGACGCGGGCAACCTGGTCTTCGACCCGGCGACCGTCCCGGTCCAGACCGGCGTGCCGGTGACGCTGACCGGCACGCTGGCCACCGACGGGACCACCCCGTACTTCGGGCGGGTGCGGTTCTCCGACGGCACATCCGAGGTGGGTTCCACCCTGGTCTCCGTCGGCTGA
- a CDS encoding YtxH domain-containing protein, producing the protein MGKMSFLVGAGVGYVLGARAGRAQYERIKSYGASIWSNPKVQENVQKVETKVTDTAKERGAAVTDKVGAVVKDKISRGRNDGSDVPAGNTGRGTSGPMEPTPPQPEI; encoded by the coding sequence ATGGGCAAGATGTCCTTCCTCGTCGGCGCCGGCGTCGGCTACGTCCTCGGGGCCCGCGCGGGCCGGGCTCAGTACGAGCGCATCAAGAGCTACGGCGCCTCCATCTGGTCCAACCCCAAGGTCCAGGAGAACGTCCAGAAGGTGGAGACGAAGGTGACGGACACCGCCAAGGAGCGGGGTGCCGCCGTGACCGACAAGGTCGGCGCCGTCGTCAAGGACAAGATCTCCCGCGGCCGCAACGACGGGAGCGACGTCCCCGCCGGCAACACCGGCCGGGGCACCTCCGGGCCGATGGAGCCCACCCCGCCGCAGCCGGAGATCTGA
- a CDS encoding VIT1/CCC1 family protein, which produces MSQQDQATERQDQPTPQQVRRWRRYLADERAEGAVYRHLAARREGAEREILLGLADAERRHEQHWLDLLGAAAAKPARAAVRSRVLGWLARTFGGVFVLALAQSAEQRSAYASEEDATTAMAADERVHGEVVRALASRGRSRMSGTFRAAVFGVNDGLVSNLALVLGIGATGTGAGTVLFTGLAGLLAGALSMGAGEYVSVRSQRELLESSRPDPAAGAALPDLDVDVNELALVYRARGMSATEAEGHAAAVLARVRAGHDAPEPAESAYEEIGTGWSAALSSFGFFAVGALLPILPYLFGLTGSSALLLAAGLVGLALLGTGAVVGVLSGGPPLRRALRQLGIGYGAAAVTYLLGLAFGTTVA; this is translated from the coding sequence ATCTCCCAGCAGGACCAGGCCACCGAGCGGCAGGACCAGCCCACGCCCCAGCAGGTCCGCCGGTGGCGCCGCTACCTCGCCGACGAGCGCGCCGAGGGCGCGGTCTACCGGCACCTGGCCGCCCGCCGGGAGGGCGCCGAGCGGGAGATCCTCCTCGGCCTGGCCGACGCTGAGCGCCGCCACGAGCAGCACTGGCTCGACCTGCTCGGCGCCGCGGCCGCCAAGCCGGCCCGCGCCGCCGTCCGAAGCCGCGTCCTGGGCTGGCTCGCCCGCACCTTCGGCGGGGTCTTCGTCCTCGCCCTCGCCCAGAGCGCCGAGCAGCGCTCGGCCTACGCCAGCGAGGAGGACGCGACGACGGCGATGGCCGCGGACGAGCGGGTCCACGGCGAGGTGGTGCGGGCCCTGGCGAGCCGGGGCCGCTCCCGCATGTCCGGTACTTTCCGGGCCGCCGTCTTCGGCGTCAACGACGGCCTGGTGTCCAACCTCGCCCTCGTCCTCGGCATCGGCGCCACCGGCACCGGTGCCGGCACCGTGCTGTTCACCGGCCTGGCCGGGCTGCTCGCCGGCGCGCTGTCCATGGGGGCGGGGGAGTACGTCTCGGTGCGGTCCCAGCGCGAGCTGCTCGAGTCCTCCCGGCCCGACCCGGCCGCCGGCGCAGCGCTGCCCGACCTGGACGTCGACGTCAACGAGCTCGCCCTGGTCTACCGCGCCCGTGGCATGAGCGCGACGGAGGCCGAGGGGCACGCCGCCGCCGTCCTGGCCCGCGTCCGCGCCGGGCACGACGCGCCCGAGCCCGCCGAGTCGGCCTACGAGGAGATCGGCACCGGCTGGTCGGCGGCGCTGTCCAGCTTCGGCTTCTTCGCCGTCGGCGCCCTGCTGCCGATCCTGCCCTACCTGTTCGGCCTGACCGGCTCGTCCGCGCTGCTGCTCGCCGCCGGGCTGGTCGGCCTGGCGCTGCTCGGCACCGGCGCCGTCGTCGGCGTCCTCTCCGGCGGCCCGCCGCTGCGCCGCGCCCTGCGCCAGCTCGGCATCGGGTACGGCGCCGCGGCCGTCACCTACCTCCTCGGGCTGGCCTTCGGCACCACGGTGGCGTAG
- a CDS encoding trimeric intracellular cation channel family protein codes for MVADVAARLGDLMPDVFRAIDLTGVFLNGVLGGLIGRRRGFDIVGFAILAIVSALGGGMLRDTLLQAGPPVALTDPAYLGTALAGALVAFLLHLRGRWWNRVVLVADALVLGAWAATGASKALTAGLGVMPAIMLGVTTAVGGGIIRDVAVGEVPAVFGGNTLYATSAIFASGALIVLHSQGHETLGMVAAIVVGAGLSILARWRRWILPDAETVRTAAPRLGLRRRDEVRALRPRRRSGRDGRRRRRLPGEPG; via the coding sequence GTGGTCGCGGACGTGGCTGCCCGGCTCGGGGACCTGATGCCGGACGTGTTCCGGGCGATCGACCTCACCGGCGTCTTCCTCAACGGCGTGCTGGGCGGCCTCATCGGCCGGCGCCGCGGGTTCGACATCGTCGGCTTCGCGATCCTCGCCATCGTCTCCGCCCTCGGCGGCGGGATGCTGCGGGACACCCTGCTCCAGGCCGGCCCGCCGGTCGCCCTGACCGACCCCGCCTACCTCGGCACCGCGCTGGCCGGGGCGCTCGTCGCGTTCCTGCTGCACCTGCGCGGCCGGTGGTGGAACCGGGTGGTGCTGGTCGCCGACGCCCTCGTCCTCGGCGCCTGGGCCGCCACCGGCGCGTCCAAGGCGCTCACCGCCGGGCTCGGCGTCATGCCGGCGATCATGCTCGGGGTCACGACGGCGGTCGGCGGCGGGATCATCCGGGACGTCGCCGTCGGCGAGGTGCCGGCCGTCTTCGGCGGCAACACCCTGTACGCGACGTCGGCGATCTTCGCCTCCGGCGCGCTGATCGTCCTGCACAGCCAGGGGCACGAGACGCTCGGCATGGTGGCCGCGATCGTCGTCGGCGCCGGGCTGAGCATCCTGGCCCGGTGGCGGCGGTGGATCCTGCCCGACGCCGAAACGGTCCGCACCGCGGCGCCGCGCCTGGGGCTGCGGCGCCGGGACGAGGTGCGGGCGCTGCGGCCCCGACGGCGGTCCGGCCGGGACGGGCGACGGCGACGGCGGCTGCCGGGCGAGCCGGGCTGA
- a CDS encoding MFS transporter yields MNTDATETNASRVTGADLRRAAWASSLGSAMEYYDFALYSLASALIFSELFFTDADPAVGRILSFGTYFLGFAVRPLGGLFFGSLGDRIGRKQVLLITVLLMGGASTLIGFLPTYQSVGIWAPVLLIVLRLVQGFGAGAEQAGAAVLMTEYAPRNRRGFFAALPFLGIQLGTVLAALVFFLLLLPSEDIVHGWLWRVPFLASVVMLGVAIWIRLALKESPEFAKLKAREQVEERPLRSLMRTSAKSVLLGFGLRLAENGGSSMYQTLAVSYVVTVALASVEQPGPIGAISLVCAAVVGAITVPIAGLLSDRFGRVRTYRGFAILQLVLVFPTWWVMSTGNVPATIAMISVALGVGAWGMFGAQGALLPELFGANHRYAGVSVAREFSAVLAGGIAPLVGAVLLRTFSDSWLPLACYLAVLTLLTIVTTFLTPETRGRDLDVNVDALAEARVAPAR; encoded by the coding sequence ATGAACACCGACGCCACCGAGACGAACGCCTCGCGGGTGACCGGCGCAGACCTGCGGCGGGCCGCCTGGGCCAGCTCGCTGGGCAGCGCCATGGAGTACTACGACTTCGCCCTGTACAGCCTGGCGTCCGCGCTGATCTTCAGCGAGCTGTTCTTCACCGACGCCGACCCCGCCGTCGGGCGGATCCTGTCCTTCGGCACCTACTTCCTCGGCTTCGCCGTCCGGCCGCTCGGCGGGCTGTTCTTTGGCTCCCTGGGGGACCGGATCGGCCGCAAGCAGGTCCTGCTCATCACCGTCCTGCTCATGGGCGGGGCGAGCACCCTGATCGGGTTCCTGCCCACATATCAGTCGGTCGGCATCTGGGCGCCGGTCCTGCTCATCGTGCTGCGCCTGGTGCAGGGCTTCGGCGCCGGCGCCGAGCAGGCCGGGGCGGCGGTGCTGATGACCGAGTACGCCCCCCGCAACCGCCGCGGGTTCTTCGCGGCGCTGCCCTTCCTGGGCATCCAGCTGGGCACCGTGCTCGCCGCCCTGGTCTTCTTCCTGCTCCTGCTGCCCAGCGAGGACATCGTCCACGGCTGGCTGTGGCGGGTGCCGTTCCTGGCCTCCGTCGTCATGCTCGGGGTGGCCATCTGGATCCGGCTGGCGCTGAAGGAGTCCCCGGAGTTCGCCAAGCTCAAGGCCCGCGAGCAGGTCGAGGAGCGCCCGCTGCGCTCCCTGATGCGGACCTCCGCCAAGAGCGTGCTGCTCGGCTTCGGGCTGCGGCTGGCGGAGAACGGCGGCTCCTCGATGTACCAGACCCTGGCGGTCAGCTACGTGGTCACGGTCGCGCTGGCCTCGGTGGAGCAGCCCGGACCGATCGGTGCCATCTCCCTGGTGTGCGCCGCCGTCGTCGGCGCCATCACGGTGCCCATCGCGGGCCTGCTGAGCGACCGCTTCGGCCGGGTGCGCACCTACCGCGGCTTCGCCATCCTCCAGCTCGTGCTGGTCTTCCCCACCTGGTGGGTGATGTCCACCGGCAACGTCCCGGCCACCATCGCGATGATCTCGGTGGCGCTCGGGGTGGGCGCGTGGGGGATGTTCGGCGCCCAGGGCGCCCTGCTGCCCGAGCTGTTCGGCGCCAACCACCGCTACGCCGGGGTGTCGGTCGCCCGGGAGTTCTCCGCCGTGCTGGCCGGCGGCATCGCCCCGCTCGTCGGCGCGGTCCTGCTGCGCACCTTCAGCGACTCCTGGCTGCCGCTGGCCTGCTACCTGGCGGTGCTCACCCTGCTGACGATCGTCACGACGTTCCTCACCCCGGAGACCCGGGGCCGGGACCTGGACGTCAACGTCGACGCCCTCGCGGAGGCGCGGGTCGCCCCCGCCCGGTGA
- a CDS encoding IclR family transcriptional regulator, translated as MTGRDMVGKALELLTLLGEDPDGATLSELSRRSGFPTSTAHRLLATLLQEDFVRLDPQTKRYSLGLRLYQLGATVSARRGLGGVALPLLRTLSRRTGEASLMSVLDGEHQLYVHHIEGSHGVGVKGETGTLGPLHCTAMGKCLVAFADRETRAHLVEHLELTRFTDRTITDRARFRAEIAAVRKAGFAVVDEEHEQGVRTIGVPVLGADGTALASLSVPAPAYRLQVRDLLGFLPALREAAAELAVLLPQR; from the coding sequence GTGACGGGCCGAGACATGGTGGGCAAGGCGCTGGAGCTGCTTACCCTGCTGGGCGAGGACCCGGACGGGGCGACCCTGTCCGAGCTCTCCCGCCGCAGCGGCTTCCCCACCTCCACTGCGCACCGCCTGCTCGCCACCCTGCTGCAGGAGGACTTCGTCCGGCTCGACCCGCAGACCAAGCGGTACAGCCTGGGCCTGCGGCTCTACCAGCTCGGCGCGACGGTCTCGGCCCGGCGCGGCCTGGGCGGGGTGGCGCTGCCCTTGCTGCGCACGCTCTCCCGCCGCACCGGCGAGGCGAGCCTGATGTCGGTCCTGGACGGGGAGCACCAGCTCTACGTCCACCACATCGAGGGCAGCCACGGGGTCGGGGTGAAGGGGGAGACCGGCACGCTGGGCCCGCTGCACTGCACCGCCATGGGCAAGTGCCTGGTGGCCTTCGCCGACCGCGAGACCCGCGCCCACCTGGTCGAGCACCTCGAGCTGACCCGGTTCACCGACCGGACCATCACCGACCGCGCCCGGTTCCGCGCCGAGATCGCCGCCGTGCGCAAGGCCGGCTTCGCCGTCGTCGACGAGGAGCACGAGCAGGGCGTCCGGACCATCGGCGTGCCGGTCCTCGGCGCCGACGGCACCGCGCTGGCGTCGCTGTCGGTGCCGGCGCCGGCCTACCGGCTGCAGGTCCGGGACCTGCTCGGCTTCCTCCCGGCGCTGCGCGAGGCCGCCGCCGAGCTGGCCGTGCTGCTGCCGCAGCGCTGA